A region of Desulforegula conservatrix Mb1Pa DNA encodes the following proteins:
- a CDS encoding type I restriction endonuclease subunit R, producing MSSLHKEISFEDEICGSLLSKGWIYSKDDAKLYDRKTALFPPDVIEWIRSTQPKSWEALEKSHGTNAADAVLSRLRDSINQRGTLEIIRHGFEMIGLRSPISMSQFKPALAMNPDILSKYSANRLRIVRQLRYSLFNENCIDLVLFVNGIAVATCELKTDFTQSVEDAVDQYRFDRHPKPKGQQTSEPVLSFPNGALVHFAVSNMEVRMTTHLQGASTFFLPFNKGDGGAAGNPLNEKGHRTAYLWEEIWERESFLEIIGRYIVSQKDKKKQIKKIIFPRFHQLDATRKMLAKVLEDGPGQKYLIQHSAGSGKTNSIAWTAHFLADLHDSNHEKLFDTVLVVSDRTVLDTQLQEAIFDFERTTGVVATIKGEGTSKSGELAKALSGGKKIVVCTIQTFPFALKAVQELSATQNKRFAVIADEAHSSQTGDAAAKLKAVLNAEELKELSDGGEIGTEDILAAQMTARASESGITYVAFTATPKAKTIELFGTRPKPGLPAGPDNLPEPFHVYSMRQAIEEGFILDVLKNYTPYKLAFKLASSGKELSEKEVERSEAMKGIMRWVKLHPYNISQKVQVVVEHFLENVSPLLEGKGKAMVVVASRIEAVRWKLAMDKYIREQGLKMGTLVAFSGEVIDKDSGEDPFTETSSAMNSGLKGRDIREAFNTDEYQILLVANKFQTGFDQPLLCGMYVDKKLSGIQAVQTLSRLNRSYPGKDTTFIVDFVNEPEDVLEAFKTYYTTAELSGVSDPNLVYDLRMKLDSAGYYDDFEIDRVVNVELNEKSRQSDLVAAIEPVSQRLLQKYKNAVEDLKNAKARKDSQAETDAQNEINALLLFKKDIGTYQRIYSFLSQIFDYGNTAIEKRHMFYKRLLPLLAFGRERDSIDLSKLVLTHHNLKNKGRQDVPLGANGENPKLYPVAEAGTGAVNEKQRVFLEELISKLNELFEGDLTDNDRLVYVNHALKGKLLESEILRQQALNNTKEQFSNSPDLAGEIMNAIIDAFAAHSVMSKQAIDSEKIRIDLKNILLMHANLYEDLRNFSQA from the coding sequence ATGAGCAGTCTGCACAAGGAAATCAGTTTCGAGGACGAGATCTGCGGGTCACTTTTATCCAAAGGCTGGATCTATTCAAAGGACGACGCAAAGCTTTATGACAGAAAAACCGCCCTTTTCCCGCCTGATGTCATCGAATGGATAAGGTCAACCCAGCCAAAATCCTGGGAAGCGCTCGAAAAAAGTCACGGAACAAACGCGGCTGATGCTGTTTTAAGCCGTTTAAGGGATTCCATAAACCAGCGCGGAACGCTTGAAATAATCAGGCACGGCTTTGAAATGATAGGCTTGAGATCTCCCATTTCCATGAGCCAGTTCAAGCCAGCCCTTGCCATGAATCCTGATATCCTTTCCAAATATTCAGCAAACAGGCTGAGAATTGTCCGTCAGTTACGATATTCCCTTTTCAATGAAAACTGCATAGACCTTGTTCTTTTCGTTAATGGAATCGCTGTCGCCACATGCGAGCTTAAGACAGATTTCACCCAGTCCGTCGAAGATGCCGTTGACCAGTACAGATTTGACAGGCATCCCAAACCAAAGGGCCAGCAAACTTCTGAACCTGTTCTTTCCTTTCCGAATGGCGCACTTGTTCATTTTGCGGTCAGTAACATGGAAGTCCGCATGACAACCCATCTTCAAGGAGCTTCGACGTTTTTTCTTCCATTCAACAAGGGAGATGGCGGAGCTGCCGGAAATCCTTTAAACGAAAAAGGCCACAGAACGGCCTATCTCTGGGAGGAAATATGGGAAAGGGAAAGCTTTCTCGAGATAATAGGCAGGTATATTGTCAGCCAGAAAGACAAAAAAAAGCAGATTAAAAAGATCATATTCCCCCGCTTTCACCAGCTCGACGCGACAAGAAAAATGCTCGCCAAGGTTCTTGAAGACGGCCCTGGCCAGAAATATCTTATCCAGCATTCGGCAGGATCTGGAAAAACAAACTCCATTGCCTGGACTGCCCATTTTCTGGCTGATCTTCATGATTCAAACCATGAAAAGCTTTTTGATACTGTTCTTGTGGTTTCAGACAGAACAGTCCTCGACACCCAGCTTCAGGAAGCAATTTTTGATTTTGAGAGAACCACCGGAGTTGTTGCCACAATAAAAGGCGAAGGCACAAGCAAGAGCGGAGAGCTTGCCAAGGCATTATCAGGCGGAAAAAAGATTGTTGTCTGCACAATTCAGACCTTTCCTTTTGCTTTAAAAGCTGTTCAGGAACTCTCGGCCACTCAAAACAAACGCTTTGCAGTAATTGCTGACGAGGCTCATTCTTCCCAGACCGGAGACGCTGCCGCAAAACTAAAGGCTGTGCTGAACGCGGAAGAACTGAAAGAACTCTCGGACGGCGGAGAAATAGGAACCGAAGATATTCTTGCCGCACAGATGACGGCAAGGGCATCAGAGAGCGGAATCACATACGTCGCATTCACTGCGACCCCGAAAGCAAAGACAATAGAGCTTTTCGGAACAAGGCCGAAACCAGGGCTTCCTGCCGGGCCTGATAATCTTCCGGAGCCATTTCATGTCTATTCCATGCGTCAGGCCATAGAAGAAGGTTTCATTCTGGATGTTCTGAAAAATTACACGCCATATAAACTTGCTTTCAAGCTTGCAAGTTCAGGAAAGGAGCTGTCAGAAAAAGAGGTTGAGCGCAGCGAGGCCATGAAAGGCATAATGCGCTGGGTAAAGCTTCATCCTTATAATATTTCCCAAAAGGTTCAGGTTGTTGTCGAGCATTTTCTGGAAAATGTTTCTCCTCTTCTTGAAGGAAAAGGAAAGGCAATGGTTGTTGTGGCAAGCAGAATCGAGGCCGTGCGCTGGAAACTTGCCATGGACAAATACATCAGGGAACAGGGCTTAAAAATGGGAACCCTTGTGGCCTTTTCCGGCGAGGTGATTGATAAGGATTCCGGGGAAGATCCATTTACTGAAACATCCTCTGCCATGAATTCCGGTCTCAAAGGCAGGGACATAAGAGAGGCATTCAATACGGACGAATACCAGATTCTCCTTGTGGCAAACAAATTCCAGACAGGATTCGATCAGCCCCTTTTATGCGGAATGTATGTGGACAAAAAGCTTTCGGGAATTCAGGCGGTACAGACACTTTCCCGCCTGAACCGTTCATATCCGGGCAAGGACACAACTTTCATAGTCGATTTTGTGAATGAGCCTGAAGATGTTCTTGAGGCATTTAAAACATATTACACCACTGCCGAGCTTTCAGGAGTTTCAGACCCGAATCTTGTCTATGATCTGCGCATGAAGCTTGATTCAGCCGGTTATTATGATGATTTTGAGATAGACAGGGTTGTTAATGTCGAGCTTAACGAAAAATCCAGACAAAGCGATCTTGTTGCTGCCATAGAGCCGGTCAGCCAGAGGCTTTTGCAGAAATACAAGAATGCCGTGGAGGATCTTAAAAACGCGAAAGCCAGAAAAGACAGTCAGGCTGAAACAGACGCCCAGAACGAGATTAATGCCCTGCTTCTTTTCAAAAAAGACATTGGAACCTATCAGAGAATATATTCCTTTCTTTCCCAGATTTTCGACTATGGAAACACTGCGATTGAAAAACGTCATATGTTTTACAAGAGACTTCTTCCGCTTCTGGCATTTGGCAGGGAAAGGGATTCCATAGACCTTTCAAAGCTTGTTCTCACCCATCATAACCTGAAAAACAAGGGCAGACAGGATGTTCCGCTTGGCGCAAACGGAGAAAATCCGAAGCTCTATCCTGTGGCAGAAGCTGGAACAGGCGCAGTAAATGAAAAGCAGAGAGTATTTCTTGAAGAGCTTATTTCAAAGCTGAATGAGCTTTTTGAAGGCGATCTCACGGATAATGACAGGCTTGTTTATGTGAACCATGCGCTAAAAGGCAAGCTGCTTGAATCTGAAATTCTGAGGCAGCAGGCCTTGAACAACACAAAGGAACAGTTTTCAAACTCTCCTGATCTTGCAGGCGAGATAATGAACGCCATAATAGACGCTTTCGCGGCCCACAGTGTCATGAGTAAACAGGCCATTGATTCTGAAAAGATAAGGATAGATCTTAAAAATATTCTATTAATGCACGCCAATCTTTATGAGGATTTAAGGAATTTCAGCCAGGCTTGA
- a CDS encoding restriction endonuclease subunit S, which translates to MSFPRYEKYKDSGVEWLGEVPEHWEKVRIKHIAKPDSKSFIDGDWIETPYITNEGVRLIQCGNIGTGVYEEQGFRYVSEETFQKLSCTEVNPNDVLICRLQSSRTILAGRACLAPSLGVKMITSVDNCIVKVSPDFDPHYIVFMLSTTSYLSFIEVVARGGTRDRISRSMLGNIEIISPTLSEQNFIANFLHSETAKIDNLIAEQQKLIELLKEKRQAVISHAVTKGLNPDAKMKDSGIEWLGDVPEHWSVKKSIYILDKLQDGTHFSPASDVCGDYLYITAKNIKEWGIDLSDVSYISKDDHDEIYKRCPVCKGDVLYIKDGATAGIATINTIDTPFSLLSSVAMLRPNPDCFDSRYLAYHLNSRSFKTFILNSLVGGAMPRFTIEIIKKFKFVTPSISEQQAIAAFLDKETSKLDTLISEAQKAITLLQERRTALISAAVTGKIDVRGFVPDSESVVAA; encoded by the coding sequence ATGAGTTTTCCGAGGTACGAGAAATATAAGGACAGCGGGGTTGAATGGCTTGGGGAAGTGCCGGAGCATTGGGAAAAAGTTCGTATTAAGCATATTGCAAAACCTGATTCCAAATCTTTTATTGATGGGGATTGGATTGAGACTCCTTATATAACAAATGAGGGCGTTAGGCTAATACAATGCGGCAATATTGGAACTGGCGTCTATGAAGAACAAGGCTTTAGATATGTATCAGAAGAAACTTTTCAAAAATTATCATGCACAGAAGTTAATCCAAATGACGTACTGATATGCAGATTGCAGTCATCTCGTACAATTCTAGCAGGGCGTGCATGCTTAGCTCCATCTCTTGGAGTAAAAATGATTACTTCCGTTGATAATTGCATTGTGAAGGTTTCTCCAGATTTTGATCCTCATTATATTGTATTTATGCTTTCAACTACGTCTTACCTTTCTTTTATTGAGGTTGTTGCAAGAGGAGGAACAAGAGACAGAATAAGTAGATCTATGCTTGGTAATATAGAAATAATATCACCTACATTGTCTGAACAAAATTTCATTGCAAATTTTCTGCATTCTGAAACCGCCAAAATAGATAATCTGATTGCGGAACAGCAGAAGCTGATAGAACTTTTAAAGGAAAAGCGTCAGGCTGTTATCTCCCATGCAGTCACCAAAGGTCTGAATCCTGATGCAAAGATGAAGGATTCAGGAATCGAATGGCTGGGCGATGTGCCGGAGCATTGGAGTGTGAAAAAATCCATTTATATTCTTGATAAACTTCAAGATGGCACCCACTTTAGCCCTGCAAGTGATGTCTGCGGAGATTATCTTTACATTACTGCAAAAAATATTAAGGAATGGGGCATAGATCTTTCAGATGTATCTTATATTAGTAAAGATGATCATGATGAAATTTACAAACGATGTCCAGTTTGTAAAGGGGACGTTTTGTACATCAAGGATGGAGCAACAGCAGGAATAGCCACAATAAATACTATAGATACTCCATTTTCATTACTTTCCAGTGTCGCAATGCTTCGTCCGAATCCTGATTGTTTTGATTCCAGATATTTAGCATACCATCTAAATTCAAGATCTTTTAAAACTTTTATATTGAATAGTCTTGTGGGTGGGGCAATGCCTCGTTTTACTATTGAAATTATTAAAAAATTTAAGTTTGTAACTCCAAGTATCTCCGAGCAACAAGCTATTGCTGCTTTTCTTGACAAAGAAACCTCCAAACTCGACACCCTCATCTCCGAAGCCCAAAAAGCCATAACCCTCCTCCAGGAGCGCAGAACAGCCCTCATCTCGGCAGCAGTCACAGGCAAGATCGACGTCCGGGGTTTTGTCCCTGATTCAGAAAGCGTGGTGGCAGCATGA